In a genomic window of Larus michahellis chromosome 3, bLarMic1.1, whole genome shotgun sequence:
- the PTRHD1 gene encoding putative peptidyl-tRNA hydrolase PTRHD1 has protein sequence MRLPAGCAAPYGSMAAPGSAAAGLVQYVVLRGDLARSWPLGAAVAQACHAALAAVHAHRQHPDTSAYLEQGGAMRTVVLEAPDEAALTSLAETLKQHSIDHQVWTEQPENVATCLALRPYPKDQVHQHLKKFKLLK, from the exons ATGCGCCTCCCGGCAGGCTGTGCGGCGCCGTACGGCAGCATGGCGGCGCCCGGAtcggcagcggcggggctggtGCAGTACGTGGTGCTGCGGGGGGACCTGGCCCGGTCGTGGCCGCTGGGCGCGGCGGTGGCTCAGGCTTGCCACGCCGCCCTGGCCGCCGTTCATGCGCACCGCCAGCACCCGGACACTAGCGCCTACCTGGAGCAGGGCGGCGCCATGCGCACCGTCGTGCTGGAG gctccggACGAAGCCGCCCTGACGTCGCTGGCGGAGACCCTGAAGCAGCACAGCATCGACCACCAAGTGTGGACTGAGCAGCCCGAGAACGTGGCCACCTGCCTGGCGCTCAGGCCCTACCCCAAGGACCAAGTGCACCAGCACCTGAAGAAATTTAAATTGCTGAAGTGA
- the CENPO gene encoding centromere protein O isoform X1: MLQEEEEGSLRKSSLCPNVATSQGTEPGQGGLAPAFPLPGEWRGKMDEEKVYSPNGVFAHLELLEARAYEAAVKQEEMEQQEEKLARLKARVQELRLQRDKLRAKVDLQQKEQLGKEGAVSNPAQPSARAVLEWKIKSLKAMLQIFYLTGISGKLSKRGVCFCISTAYEGTYLDSYHLDLLTKPEVQIYRHSVPIFIPLQQIAKKYLQTDIRRFLSVLSDHLNAYVGRRYQADQLQEHFSGQIKGALQRNSLCNLLVFNYNVSSESKTFPFNVRLVYGDPCCSLPTKVVISCTPDAPASLAETAAAHSDLFRHVALHKAFRSVSSAGPL; encoded by the exons ATG ctgcaggaggaggaggaaggttcCCTGAGGAAGAGCTCTCTCTGCCCCAACGTTGCCACTTCCCAAGGGACGGagcctggccagggagggctggCGCCTGCCTTCCCACTTCCAGGAGAGTGGCGAGGGAAGATGGACGAAGAGAAAGTGTATTCACCAAACG GGGTGTTTGCTCACCTGGAATTGCTCGAGGCGCGGGCTTATGAGGCAGCCGTGAAGCAAGAGGAAATGGAGCAGCAAGAAGAGAAGCTGGCCAGGCTGAAAGCGAGAGTGCAGGAACTGAGGCTCCAGAGGGATAAGCTGCGGGCTAAAGTGGACCTGCAGCAAAAGGAG CAACTTGGGAAAGAAGGAGCTGTGTCGAATCCAGCCCAGCCCAGTGCTCGAGCTGTTTTAGAGTGGAAGATAAAGAGCCTTAAGGCCATGCTGCAGATCTTCTACCTCACAG GGATCAGTGGGAAGCTGAGCAAGCGGGGAGTGTGTTTCTGCATCAGCACGGCTTACGAGGGCACCTACTTGGATTCCTACCACCTGGACCTGCTCACCAAGCCAGAAGTGCAGATTTACCGTCACTCTGTCCCCATCTTCATTCCCCTGCAGCAGATCGCCAAGAAGTACTTGCAGACGGACATCAGGCGCTTCTTGTCTGTCCTGTCCGACCACCTGAACGCTTACGTGGGGAGGAGATACCAGGCAGACCAGTTACAG GAACACTTTTCGGGCCAGATAAAAGGAGCTTTGCAGAGGAACTCCTTGTGTAACTTGCTGGTCTTTAACTACAACGTGTCAAGTGAAAGCAAGACCTTTCCCTTCAACGTGAGGCTGGTTTACGGAGATCCCTGTTGCAGCCTCCCCACTAAAGTTGTGATTTCCTGCACAC CGGATGCTCCCGCATCCCTAGCGGAGACGGCGGCAGCTCACTCAGACCTGTTTCGCCACGTGGCCTTGCACAAAGCCTTCCGCTCCGTCAGCAGCGCTGGCCCACTTTGA
- the CENPO gene encoding centromere protein O isoform X2 gives MDEEKVYSPNGVFAHLELLEARAYEAAVKQEEMEQQEEKLARLKARVQELRLQRDKLRAKVDLQQKEQLGKEGAVSNPAQPSARAVLEWKIKSLKAMLQIFYLTGISGKLSKRGVCFCISTAYEGTYLDSYHLDLLTKPEVQIYRHSVPIFIPLQQIAKKYLQTDIRRFLSVLSDHLNAYVGRRYQADQLQEHFSGQIKGALQRNSLCNLLVFNYNVSSESKTFPFNVRLVYGDPCCSLPTKVVISCTPDAPASLAETAAAHSDLFRHVALHKAFRSVSSAGPL, from the exons ATGGACGAAGAGAAAGTGTATTCACCAAACG GGGTGTTTGCTCACCTGGAATTGCTCGAGGCGCGGGCTTATGAGGCAGCCGTGAAGCAAGAGGAAATGGAGCAGCAAGAAGAGAAGCTGGCCAGGCTGAAAGCGAGAGTGCAGGAACTGAGGCTCCAGAGGGATAAGCTGCGGGCTAAAGTGGACCTGCAGCAAAAGGAG CAACTTGGGAAAGAAGGAGCTGTGTCGAATCCAGCCCAGCCCAGTGCTCGAGCTGTTTTAGAGTGGAAGATAAAGAGCCTTAAGGCCATGCTGCAGATCTTCTACCTCACAG GGATCAGTGGGAAGCTGAGCAAGCGGGGAGTGTGTTTCTGCATCAGCACGGCTTACGAGGGCACCTACTTGGATTCCTACCACCTGGACCTGCTCACCAAGCCAGAAGTGCAGATTTACCGTCACTCTGTCCCCATCTTCATTCCCCTGCAGCAGATCGCCAAGAAGTACTTGCAGACGGACATCAGGCGCTTCTTGTCTGTCCTGTCCGACCACCTGAACGCTTACGTGGGGAGGAGATACCAGGCAGACCAGTTACAG GAACACTTTTCGGGCCAGATAAAAGGAGCTTTGCAGAGGAACTCCTTGTGTAACTTGCTGGTCTTTAACTACAACGTGTCAAGTGAAAGCAAGACCTTTCCCTTCAACGTGAGGCTGGTTTACGGAGATCCCTGTTGCAGCCTCCCCACTAAAGTTGTGATTTCCTGCACAC CGGATGCTCCCGCATCCCTAGCGGAGACGGCGGCAGCTCACTCAGACCTGTTTCGCCACGTGGCCTTGCACAAAGCCTTCCGCTCCGTCAGCAGCGCTGGCCCACTTTGA
- the ADCY3 gene encoding adenylate cyclase type 3 isoform X2: MPRNRAFSEPECSAEYSADYSVSLPSDPEHGVGRTHEVTVRSSGPCLCLPRFMRLTFAPESLENLYQTYFRRQRHETLLVLVVFAALFDCYVLVMCAVVYAADKLAPVLAAAAGLVAHVLLFILCKYRLLPERVARKFLPYVLWVLILAQIFCYLGLNFSRSPEASDTVGWQAFFVFSFFITLPLRLAPIVLITAVSCGIHTLVLGVTVAQQRQDALDEGALLRQILSNVAIYLCAITVGTMSYYMADRKHRKAFLEARQSLEVKLNLEEQSQQQERLMLSILPKHVADEMLKDMKKDPSQKEMQQFNTMYMYRHENVSILFADIVGFTQLSSSCSAQELVKLLNELFARFDKLAAKYHQLRIKILGDCYYCICGLPEYREDHAVCSIMMGLAMVEAISYVREKTKTAVDMRVGVHSGTVLGGVLGQKRWQYDVWSTDVTVANKMEAGGIPGRVHISQSTMDCLKGEFEVEPGEGGSRCEYLKEKGIVTYLVVVPKQPLRNGINGVKLSLTSSHGGSPPLVNTKERNGSLSLACTSPEEPEEPDARAVNPSFPNPRRRLRLRDLAERVIDASQNEQELNKLLNEALLERESIQALKGKSTFRLSMRFIDPEMETRYSVEKEKQSGAAFSCSCVVLFFTALVEVFIDPWLVANYVTFVVGEILLLILTLCSLAAIFPRVFPKKLVAFSTWIDRTRWARNTWAMAAIIIVTMADIVDMLSCRQDHGGMGNGTVGPPRPGGCGEQPKYYSYIALLALVATIMLVQVSHMVKLTLMVLITGATGAVNIYAWEHIFDQYDRRRGQQSTSSLVPSKYSMTAMIFIVMLSFYYFSRHVEKLARTLFLWKIDVHDQKERVYEMRRWNEALVTNMLPEHVARHFLGSKKRDEELYSQSYDEIGVMFASLPNFADFYTEESINNGGIECLRFLNEIISDFDALLDEPQFRCITKIKTIGSTYMAASGVTPDASANGYSAKKETLSDKERWQHLADLADFALAMKVTLMNINYQSFNNFMLRIGMNKGAVLAGVIGARKPHYDIWGNTVNVASRMESTGVMGNIQVVEETHLILKEYGFRFVRRGAIYVKGKGELLTFFLKGREKQGSFVNGSSVTLPHQVVDSS; this comes from the exons ATGCCCAGGAACAGGGCCTTTTCGGAGCCCGAGTGCTCGGCCGAGTACTCCGCTGACTACTCGGTGAGCCTGCCGTCGGACCCCGAGCACGGCGTGGGTCGGACCCACGAGGTGACGGTGCGCAGCTCGGGACCCTGCCTCTGCCTACCCCGCTTCATGCGCCTCACCTTCGCTCCCGAGTCCTTGGAGAACCTCTACCAGACTTATTTCCGCCGCCAACGCCACGAGACCCTCCTGGTGCTGGTGGTCTTTGCCGCCCTCTTTGACTGCTACGTCCTCGTCATGTGCGCCGTGGTCTATGCCGCCGACAAGCTGGCTCcggtgctggcggcggcggccgggctggTCGCCCACGTGCTGCTCTTCATCCTCTGCAAGTACAGGCTGCTCCCCGAACGGGTGGCCCGCAAGTTCCTGCCCTACGTCCTCTGGGTCCTCATCTTGGCCCAGATCTTCTGCTACCTGGGTCTCAACTTCTCCCGCTCGCCCGAGGCCAGCGACACGGTGGGCTGGCAGGCTTTCTTCGTCTTCTCCTTCTTCATCACGCTGCCGCTGCGCTTGGCCCCCATCGTGCTCATCACCGCCGTCTCCTGCGGCATCCACACGCTGGTGCTCGGTGTCACTGTCGCCCAGCAGCGACAGGACGCCCTGGACGAGGGCGCGCTGCTGAGACAG ATCCTGTCCAATGTCGCCATCTACCTTTGTGCCATCACGGTGGGCACCATGTCCTACTACATGGCCGACCGCAAGCACCGCAAAGCCTTCCTCGAAGCGCGCCAGTCCCTGGAGGTCAAGCTCAacctggaggagcagagccagcagcag GAGCGGCTGATGCTCTCCATCCTGCCCAAGCACGTGGCCGACGAGATGCTGAAGGACATGAAGAAGGACCCCAGCCAGAAGGAGATGCAGCAGTTCAACACCATGTACATGTACCGCCACGAGAACGTCAG CATCCTCTTCGCGGACATCGTGGGCttcacccagctctcctcctcctgcagcgcCCAGGAGCTGGTGAAGCTCCTCAACGAGCTCTTCGCCCGCTTCGACAAGCTGGCAGCC aaataccACCAGCTGCGCATCAAGATCCTGGGCGACTGCTACTACTGCATCTGCGGGCTGCCCGAGTACCGGGAGGACCACGCCGTCTGCTCCATCATGATGGGGCTGGCCATGGTGGAGGCCATCTC ctACGTGCGGGAGAAGACCAAGACGGCGGTGGACATGCGGGTGGGGGTGCACAGCGGGACGGTGCTGGGGGGCGTGCTGGGCCAGAAGCGCTGGCAGTACGACGTGTGGTCCACCGACGTCACCGTGGCCAACAAGATGGAGGCGGGGGGCATCCCCGG GCGGGTGCACATCTCGCAGAGCACCATGGACTGCCTGAAGGGCGAGTTCGAGGTGGAGCCGGGTGAAGGTGGCTCCCGCTGCGAGTACCTGAAGGAGAAGGGCATCGTCACCTACCTCGTCGTGGTCCCCAAGCAGCCCCTGCGCAACGGCATCAACGGGGTG AAGCTGTCGCTGACCTCGTCCCATGGTGGTTCCCCACCGTTGGTCAACACCAAGGAGCGCAACGGCAGCCTCAGCCTGGCCTGCACCAGCCCCGAGGAGCCCGAGGAGCCCGACGCCAGG GCGGTGAACCCCTCCTTCCCCAACCCTcggcggcggctgcggctgcgggaCTTGGCCGAGCGGGTGATCGACGCCTCGCAGAACGAGCAGGAGCTCAACAAGCTGCTCAACGAAGCTTTGCTGGAGCGCGAGTCTATCCAGGC GCTGAAGGGGAAGAGCACCTTCCGTCTCTCCATGCGCTTCATCGACCCCGAAATGGAGACGCGCTACTCagtggagaaggagaagcagagtgGGGCCGCCTTCAGCTGCTCCTGCGTTGTCCTCTTCTTCACCGCCTTGGTGGAGGTCTTCATCGACCCCTG GTTGGTGGCCAACTATGTGACCTTCGTGGTGGGAGAGATCCTGCTGCTCATCCTCACCCTCTGCTCGTTGGCTGCCATCTTCCCCCGG GTCTTCCCCAAAAAGCTCGTGGCCTTCTCCACCTGGATCGACAGGACCCGCTGGGCGCGCAACACCTGGGCCATGGCTGCCATCATCATCGTCACCATGGCCGACATCGTGGACATG CTCAGCTGCCGGCAGGACCACGGTGGGATGGGCAACGGGACGGTGGGGCCACCGCGGCCGGGTGGCTGCGGGGAGCAGCCCAAGTACTACAGCTACATCGCCCTGCTGGCCTTGGTGGCCACCATCATGCTGGTGCAGGTCAGCCACATGGTCAAGCTGACCCTCATGGTGCTGATCACCGGGGCCACCGGCGCTGTCAACATCTATGCCTGGGAGCACATCTTTGACCAGTACGACCGCCGCCGCGGCCAGCAAAGCAC GTCCTCGCTGGTCCCCTCCAAGTACTCCATGACAGCGATGATCTTCATCGTGATGCTCAGCTTCTACTACTTCTCTCGCCAC GTGGAGAAGCTGGCCAGGACCCTCTTCCTCTGGAAGATCGATGTCCACGACCAGAAGGAGCGGGTCTACGAGATGCGGCGCTGGAATGAGGCCCTTGTCACCAACATGCTGCCCGAGCACGTGGCCCGGCACTTCCTGGGCTCCAAGAAGCGGGACGAG GAGCTGTACAGCCAGTCCTACGATGAGATCGGTGTCATGTTCGCCTCCCTCCCCAACTTTGCTGACTTCTACACGGAGGAAAGCATCAACAACGGGGGCATTGAGTGCCTGCGGTTCCTCAACGAGATCATCTCTGACTTTGACGCA CTCCTGGATGAACCCCAATTCCGGTGCATCACCAAAATCAAAACCATCGGCAGCACCTACATGGCCGCTTCTGGAGTGACTCCTGATGCCAGCGCCAATGGCTACAGCGCCAAG AAGGAGACCCTCTCGGATAAGGAGCGTTGGCAGCACTTGGCCGACCTGGCCGACTTTGCCTTAGCCATGAAGGTGACGCTGATGAACATCAACTACCAATCCTTCAACAACTTCATGCTCCGCATAG GGATGAACAagggggccgtgctggcgggtGTCATTGGCGCCCGCAAACCGCACTACGACATCTGGGGCAACACGGTgaacgtggccagcaggatggAGTCCACCGGCGTCATGGGGAACATACAG GTGGTGGAGGAGACCCACCTCATCCTGAAGGAGTACGGCTTCCGCTTTGTGCGCCGGGGAGCCATCTACGTCAAAGGCAAAGGGGAGCTGCTCACCTTCTTCCTCAAGGGCCGGGAGAAGCAGGGCTCCTTCGTCAACGGCTCCTCCGTCACCCTGCCCCATCAGGTGGTGGACAGCTCGTGA
- the ADCY3 gene encoding adenylate cyclase type 3 isoform X1, whose protein sequence is MPRNRAFSEPECSAEYSADYSVSLPSDPEHGVGRTHEVTVRSSGPCLCLPRFMRLTFAPESLENLYQTYFRRQRHETLLVLVVFAALFDCYVLVMCAVVYAADKLAPVLAAAAGLVAHVLLFILCKYRLLPERVARKFLPYVLWVLILAQIFCYLGLNFSRSPEASDTVGWQAFFVFSFFITLPLRLAPIVLITAVSCGIHTLVLGVTVAQQRQDALDEGALLRQILSNVAIYLCAITVGTMSYYMADRKHRKAFLEARQSLEVKLNLEEQSQQQERLMLSILPKHVADEMLKDMKKDPSQKEMQQFNTMYMYRHENVSILFADIVGFTQLSSSCSAQELVKLLNELFARFDKLAAKYHQLRIKILGDCYYCICGLPEYREDHAVCSIMMGLAMVEAISYVREKTKTAVDMRVGVHSGTVLGGVLGQKRWQYDVWSTDVTVANKMEAGGIPGRVHISQSTMDCLKGEFEVEPGEGGSRCEYLKEKGIVTYLVVVPKQPLRNGINGVKLSLTSSHGGSPPLVNTKERNGSLSLACTSPEEPEEPDARVRGVLESGEEDGEAVNPSFPNPRRRLRLRDLAERVIDASQNEQELNKLLNEALLERESIQALKGKSTFRLSMRFIDPEMETRYSVEKEKQSGAAFSCSCVVLFFTALVEVFIDPWLVANYVTFVVGEILLLILTLCSLAAIFPRVFPKKLVAFSTWIDRTRWARNTWAMAAIIIVTMADIVDMLSCRQDHGGMGNGTVGPPRPGGCGEQPKYYSYIALLALVATIMLVQVSHMVKLTLMVLITGATGAVNIYAWEHIFDQYDRRRGQQSTSSLVPSKYSMTAMIFIVMLSFYYFSRHVEKLARTLFLWKIDVHDQKERVYEMRRWNEALVTNMLPEHVARHFLGSKKRDEELYSQSYDEIGVMFASLPNFADFYTEESINNGGIECLRFLNEIISDFDALLDEPQFRCITKIKTIGSTYMAASGVTPDASANGYSAKKETLSDKERWQHLADLADFALAMKVTLMNINYQSFNNFMLRIGMNKGAVLAGVIGARKPHYDIWGNTVNVASRMESTGVMGNIQVVEETHLILKEYGFRFVRRGAIYVKGKGELLTFFLKGREKQGSFVNGSSVTLPHQVVDSS, encoded by the exons ATGCCCAGGAACAGGGCCTTTTCGGAGCCCGAGTGCTCGGCCGAGTACTCCGCTGACTACTCGGTGAGCCTGCCGTCGGACCCCGAGCACGGCGTGGGTCGGACCCACGAGGTGACGGTGCGCAGCTCGGGACCCTGCCTCTGCCTACCCCGCTTCATGCGCCTCACCTTCGCTCCCGAGTCCTTGGAGAACCTCTACCAGACTTATTTCCGCCGCCAACGCCACGAGACCCTCCTGGTGCTGGTGGTCTTTGCCGCCCTCTTTGACTGCTACGTCCTCGTCATGTGCGCCGTGGTCTATGCCGCCGACAAGCTGGCTCcggtgctggcggcggcggccgggctggTCGCCCACGTGCTGCTCTTCATCCTCTGCAAGTACAGGCTGCTCCCCGAACGGGTGGCCCGCAAGTTCCTGCCCTACGTCCTCTGGGTCCTCATCTTGGCCCAGATCTTCTGCTACCTGGGTCTCAACTTCTCCCGCTCGCCCGAGGCCAGCGACACGGTGGGCTGGCAGGCTTTCTTCGTCTTCTCCTTCTTCATCACGCTGCCGCTGCGCTTGGCCCCCATCGTGCTCATCACCGCCGTCTCCTGCGGCATCCACACGCTGGTGCTCGGTGTCACTGTCGCCCAGCAGCGACAGGACGCCCTGGACGAGGGCGCGCTGCTGAGACAG ATCCTGTCCAATGTCGCCATCTACCTTTGTGCCATCACGGTGGGCACCATGTCCTACTACATGGCCGACCGCAAGCACCGCAAAGCCTTCCTCGAAGCGCGCCAGTCCCTGGAGGTCAAGCTCAacctggaggagcagagccagcagcag GAGCGGCTGATGCTCTCCATCCTGCCCAAGCACGTGGCCGACGAGATGCTGAAGGACATGAAGAAGGACCCCAGCCAGAAGGAGATGCAGCAGTTCAACACCATGTACATGTACCGCCACGAGAACGTCAG CATCCTCTTCGCGGACATCGTGGGCttcacccagctctcctcctcctgcagcgcCCAGGAGCTGGTGAAGCTCCTCAACGAGCTCTTCGCCCGCTTCGACAAGCTGGCAGCC aaataccACCAGCTGCGCATCAAGATCCTGGGCGACTGCTACTACTGCATCTGCGGGCTGCCCGAGTACCGGGAGGACCACGCCGTCTGCTCCATCATGATGGGGCTGGCCATGGTGGAGGCCATCTC ctACGTGCGGGAGAAGACCAAGACGGCGGTGGACATGCGGGTGGGGGTGCACAGCGGGACGGTGCTGGGGGGCGTGCTGGGCCAGAAGCGCTGGCAGTACGACGTGTGGTCCACCGACGTCACCGTGGCCAACAAGATGGAGGCGGGGGGCATCCCCGG GCGGGTGCACATCTCGCAGAGCACCATGGACTGCCTGAAGGGCGAGTTCGAGGTGGAGCCGGGTGAAGGTGGCTCCCGCTGCGAGTACCTGAAGGAGAAGGGCATCGTCACCTACCTCGTCGTGGTCCCCAAGCAGCCCCTGCGCAACGGCATCAACGGGGTG AAGCTGTCGCTGACCTCGTCCCATGGTGGTTCCCCACCGTTGGTCAACACCAAGGAGCGCAACGGCAGCCTCAGCCTGGCCTGCACCAGCCCCGAGGAGCCCGAGGAGCCCGACGCCAGGGTGAGGGGCGTCCTGGagagtggggaggaggatggagag GCGGTGAACCCCTCCTTCCCCAACCCTcggcggcggctgcggctgcgggaCTTGGCCGAGCGGGTGATCGACGCCTCGCAGAACGAGCAGGAGCTCAACAAGCTGCTCAACGAAGCTTTGCTGGAGCGCGAGTCTATCCAGGC GCTGAAGGGGAAGAGCACCTTCCGTCTCTCCATGCGCTTCATCGACCCCGAAATGGAGACGCGCTACTCagtggagaaggagaagcagagtgGGGCCGCCTTCAGCTGCTCCTGCGTTGTCCTCTTCTTCACCGCCTTGGTGGAGGTCTTCATCGACCCCTG GTTGGTGGCCAACTATGTGACCTTCGTGGTGGGAGAGATCCTGCTGCTCATCCTCACCCTCTGCTCGTTGGCTGCCATCTTCCCCCGG GTCTTCCCCAAAAAGCTCGTGGCCTTCTCCACCTGGATCGACAGGACCCGCTGGGCGCGCAACACCTGGGCCATGGCTGCCATCATCATCGTCACCATGGCCGACATCGTGGACATG CTCAGCTGCCGGCAGGACCACGGTGGGATGGGCAACGGGACGGTGGGGCCACCGCGGCCGGGTGGCTGCGGGGAGCAGCCCAAGTACTACAGCTACATCGCCCTGCTGGCCTTGGTGGCCACCATCATGCTGGTGCAGGTCAGCCACATGGTCAAGCTGACCCTCATGGTGCTGATCACCGGGGCCACCGGCGCTGTCAACATCTATGCCTGGGAGCACATCTTTGACCAGTACGACCGCCGCCGCGGCCAGCAAAGCAC GTCCTCGCTGGTCCCCTCCAAGTACTCCATGACAGCGATGATCTTCATCGTGATGCTCAGCTTCTACTACTTCTCTCGCCAC GTGGAGAAGCTGGCCAGGACCCTCTTCCTCTGGAAGATCGATGTCCACGACCAGAAGGAGCGGGTCTACGAGATGCGGCGCTGGAATGAGGCCCTTGTCACCAACATGCTGCCCGAGCACGTGGCCCGGCACTTCCTGGGCTCCAAGAAGCGGGACGAG GAGCTGTACAGCCAGTCCTACGATGAGATCGGTGTCATGTTCGCCTCCCTCCCCAACTTTGCTGACTTCTACACGGAGGAAAGCATCAACAACGGGGGCATTGAGTGCCTGCGGTTCCTCAACGAGATCATCTCTGACTTTGACGCA CTCCTGGATGAACCCCAATTCCGGTGCATCACCAAAATCAAAACCATCGGCAGCACCTACATGGCCGCTTCTGGAGTGACTCCTGATGCCAGCGCCAATGGCTACAGCGCCAAG AAGGAGACCCTCTCGGATAAGGAGCGTTGGCAGCACTTGGCCGACCTGGCCGACTTTGCCTTAGCCATGAAGGTGACGCTGATGAACATCAACTACCAATCCTTCAACAACTTCATGCTCCGCATAG GGATGAACAagggggccgtgctggcgggtGTCATTGGCGCCCGCAAACCGCACTACGACATCTGGGGCAACACGGTgaacgtggccagcaggatggAGTCCACCGGCGTCATGGGGAACATACAG GTGGTGGAGGAGACCCACCTCATCCTGAAGGAGTACGGCTTCCGCTTTGTGCGCCGGGGAGCCATCTACGTCAAAGGCAAAGGGGAGCTGCTCACCTTCTTCCTCAAGGGCCGGGAGAAGCAGGGCTCCTTCGTCAACGGCTCCTCCGTCACCCTGCCCCATCAGGTGGTGGACAGCTCGTGA